One Halichoerus grypus chromosome 1, mHalGry1.hap1.1, whole genome shotgun sequence genomic region harbors:
- the ABHD5 gene encoding 1-acylglycerol-3-phosphate O-acyltransferase ABHD5, translated as MAAEEEEVGSADTCERSGWLTGWLPTWCPTSTSHLKEAEEKILKCVPCTYKKEPVCISNGNKIWTLKFSHNISNKTPLVLLHGFGGGLGLWALNFGDLCTDRPIYAFDLLGFGRSSRPRFDSDAEEVENQFVESIEEWRCALGLDKVILLGHNLGGFLAAAYSLKYPSRVNHLILVEPWGFPERPDLADQDRPIPVWIRALGAALTPFNPLAGLRIAGPFGLSLVQRLRPDFKRKYSSMFEDDTVTEYIYHCNVQTPSGETAFKNMTIPYGWAKRPMLQRIGKMHPDIPVSVIYGARSCIDGNSGNSIQSLRPHSYVKTIAILGAGHYVYADQPEEFNQKVKEICDTVD; from the exons ATggcggcggaggaggaggaggtgggctcGGCGGACACCTGCGAGAG GTCTGGATGGCTAACTGGTTGGCTTCCCACTTGGTGCCCTACATCTACATCACACCTTAAAGAAGctgaagagaaaattttaaaat gTGTCCCCTGCACATACAAAAAAGAACCTGTTTGTATatctaatggaaataaaatatggaCACTGAAGTTCtctcataatatttcaaataagACTCCACTTGTCCTCCTCCATGGTTTTGGAGGCGGTCTTGGACTCTGGGCACTGAATTTTGGAGATCTTTGCACCGATAGACCCATCTATGCTTTTGACCTATTGGGCTTTGGACGAAGTAGTAGGCCCAGGTTTGACAGTGATGCGGAAGAAGTGGAGAATCAGTTTGTGGAATCCATTGAGGAGTGGAGATGTGCCCTCGGATTGGACAAAGTGATCTTGCTTGGACACAACTTGGGTGGGTTCTTGGCTGCTGCTTACTCACTGAAGTACCCATCAAG GGTTAATCATCTCATTTTAGTGGAGCCTTGGGGTTTTCCTGAGCGACCGGACCTTGCTGATCAAGACAGACCAATCCCAGTGTGGATCAGAGCCTTGGGAGCAGCACTGACTCCCTTTAATCCTTTAGCTGGCCTCAGGATTGCAGGACCCTTTG GCTTAAGTCTAGTGCAGCGTTTAAGGCCTGATTTCAAACGAAAGTATTCGTCAATGTTTGAAGATGACACCGTGACAGAGTACATCTACCACTGTAATGTGCAGACGCCAAG tGGCGAGACAGCATTCAAAAATATGACTATTCCTTATGGATGGGCAAAAAGGCCAATGCTCCAGCGAATTGGTAAAATGCACCCTGACATTCCAGTTTCGGTGATCTATGGCGCCCGATCCTGCATAGATGGCAATTCTGGCAACAGCATCCAGTCTTTACGACCACATTCATATGTGAAGACAATA gCCATTCTTGGGGCAGGGCATTATGTGTATGCAGATCAACCAGAAGAATTCAACCAGAAAGTAAAGGAGATCTGTGACACTGTGGACTGA